In one window of Armatimonadota bacterium DNA:
- a CDS encoding ArsB/NhaD family transporter has product MVGSNQAILAGGIFLGAYALIATDRLHRTVVALAGAALVLLLRVVDQSTAFAAVDWNTVFLLLGMMVIVAVTRRTGVFQWLAIKSAKAARAEPMRMILLFSAVTAVLSAFLDNVTTVLLIAPVTILIAEALSISPLPFLISEILASNIGGTATLVGDPPNIMIGSAAGLGFLSFVLNLAPVAAIIFIAYAATVRYLFRSGMTVTEEARARIYEFDESKAITDWPLLRRCLFVLSLTIIGFFLHEVVHLLPATVALAGAALLLVMSGADLEEVLHDVEWPTLLFFIGLFIMVAGLIDTGIITAITRWLLALAERSIAVTAIVLLWVSAGLSGVVDNIPFVATVNPMLLELAPGLAPPGANIAEVVRGPQMMPLWWSLALGACLGGNATLVGASANVVVAGIAERNGHPIKFTEFLKYGIPVVLESLVISTAYVYLRYL; this is encoded by the coding sequence ATGGTCGGGAGTAACCAAGCGATTCTAGCAGGCGGCATCTTTCTCGGCGCGTACGCACTCATCGCGACCGACCGCCTTCATCGCACAGTCGTGGCGCTCGCAGGCGCCGCCCTCGTCCTGCTGCTCCGCGTGGTTGACCAGAGCACTGCATTTGCCGCGGTGGACTGGAACACCGTGTTCCTGCTCCTCGGGATGATGGTCATCGTGGCGGTGACCCGGCGCACCGGCGTGTTCCAGTGGCTGGCGATAAAGTCCGCCAAGGCCGCTCGCGCAGAGCCCATGCGCATGATCCTCCTCTTCTCCGCCGTAACCGCGGTACTGTCGGCCTTCCTTGACAACGTGACGACGGTGTTGCTCATTGCGCCCGTCACGATTCTCATCGCCGAAGCGCTCTCCATCAGTCCCTTGCCTTTTCTCATCAGCGAGATCCTGGCCTCCAACATCGGCGGTACCGCCACTCTCGTCGGCGACCCGCCCAACATCATGATCGGCAGCGCCGCCGGGCTCGGCTTTCTCAGTTTCGTGCTCAATCTCGCGCCTGTCGCCGCTATCATCTTCATCGCCTATGCCGCTACCGTGCGCTACCTGTTCCGCAGCGGCATGACGGTGACCGAAGAGGCGCGCGCGCGTATCTACGAATTCGACGAGAGCAAGGCAATAACGGACTGGCCGCTGCTGCGGCGCTGCCTCTTCGTGCTCAGCCTGACCATCATCGGGTTCTTTCTCCATGAGGTCGTTCACCTGTTGCCCGCCACGGTCGCGCTCGCCGGCGCCGCGTTGCTGCTAGTCATGAGCGGCGCCGATCTCGAGGAAGTGCTCCACGACGTCGAGTGGCCCACGCTGCTCTTCTTCATCGGGCTCTTCATCATGGTGGCCGGGCTCATCGACACCGGCATTATCACCGCGATAACCCGCTGGCTGCTCGCCCTCGCCGAGCGCAGTATTGCCGTGACGGCTATCGTTCTACTCTGGGTCTCCGCAGGATTGTCAGGAGTCGTGGACAACATTCCCTTCGTGGCCACCGTCAACCCGATGCTGCTGGAGTTGGCCCCCGGGCTGGCGCCGCCCGGGGCTAATATCGCCGAGGTCGTGCGCGGCCCTCAGATGATGCCCCTGTGGTGGTCGCTCGCGCTCGGGGCTTGCCTCGGCGGGAATGCGACCCTTGTCGGTGCATCGGCAAACGTCGTCGTCGCCGGCATCGCCGAGCGCAACGGGCATCCCATCAAGTTCACCGAGTTCCTCAAGTACGGCATCCCGGTCGTGCTCGAATCCCTGGTCATCTCCACTGCATATGTCTATCTGCGTTATCTCTAG
- a CDS encoding CBS domain-containing protein: MRARDVMKRDAVTIAADATVADAARLMHESGHAGLGVVDQDGRALGIVDDRTLVHLLLPKYAEDIGDLAFLPEDFEPFETRIKEVGSMKVRDVARQSDISVTEDTPVVEIAALMVTKNVATVPVTRDDRVVGIVGLEEIVDEIVQPHFRRGERA, encoded by the coding sequence ATGCGCGCGCGAGACGTGATGAAGCGAGACGCCGTGACGATAGCAGCGGACGCGACGGTTGCGGACGCGGCGCGGCTGATGCACGAGAGCGGCCACGCCGGTCTCGGGGTAGTTGACCAAGACGGTCGAGCGCTGGGTATTGTGGATGATCGCACGCTGGTCCACCTATTGTTGCCCAAGTACGCGGAGGATATCGGCGACCTCGCGTTTCTCCCGGAGGACTTCGAGCCGTTCGAGACGCGCATCAAGGAGGTAGGGAGCATGAAGGTGCGCGATGTGGCGCGGCAGTCCGATATCTCCGTGACCGAGGATACGCCGGTTGTGGAAATTGCGGCGTTGATGGTGACCAAGAACGTTGCGACGGTCCCCGTCACGCGCGACGACCGCGTGGTGGGCATCGTCGGCCTTGAAGAGATCGTGGACGAAATCGTCCAGCCGCACTTTCGGCGAGGCGAGCGGGCCTGA